The Apostichopus japonicus isolate 1M-3 chromosome 10, ASM3797524v1, whole genome shotgun sequence genomic sequence TTGCCGTGCTTAAATCGGTTCTCTGAGTTGATATGTTGATATTTGTAGCGTTTCACCACTGTAATACTCGATTAGCTATCAACATTAATGCTTTTCTCAGCGTGatttaatacaaaatgaaaaaatgtcTGGACAACGATATGTTAACATGTGGGACTAAATCCTTTAACATGTACCATATTTGCAAATCAATGTACACGTTTTGCAAGAAATTGAAACTGTGACCTCTGATGACAGGATAGGCTATAACCTTTGAGCTCACCGAAAACTGTGTGGAAACCATCGTGTAAACTAGAATTTGACCTTGGTGACCTCCACGGGTCTGTGACCAGCACCAAATGAGTGGTTCTTAACGAAGGTAGACCAATGATACAACCGGCAATAAAATAACCCATCGCGCACTTAAATCTGTCAGCCAAAGCAGAgataatcacacacacacacacacatgtttgtattacattccaaccgagggccccattgtattttccattgttcagaTCCACgcaccctaaccttaacaatacccgatacaatagaattcttccgaggacgtggtgattctttagaaatcacaaccgaggacctggaattcttttgttcaagtcctcggtcagatagaaaaacaaacgcacgcacACGCGCACGCACGCACACCACTCACTCATACAGGTCCTTTACACACGATTAAGACAATGAAGATTCTTTCACGTGTCTGGtagtaaaacaaaatgttcttaCCAACACTATGACCGAGGTACATTTGATGGCTTCCAGGATTTCGTCGAACGACAGGTTTTTGACATCGGGCTTGTGTATAGCAACCAAACGATCAGAATCTCTAAATAAGTAAACATGGATGATTATATACAGTCAAGTTACGTCAaatcaattataataatatgtatgTTGTTTAGTTTTCTTGAAATAGTtgccacatttatttcaaatgttattataataaaaaacgtCGACGACTAAAAATATCTTAAGAATTTTAAACCCCATGTCCTCCTTTGCAGCTTCTTTCAAATTGATCATTCTTGTATCCAGAAATAATAGTACTACCTTGTTTGTTTGTGTCGACATTTATCTTCTAGATGAGTGGTTCGTTCCTAACCTTTGAGTTAATTAACCCAGCCAGGGGAATGAACCGGTTCCCGCAGTACTTGTGTATCATCATCAAGTACATACTATAATCATGATGTTCGTTTGTACTATCATCATATCAACTTGCCGCCCTGTTCTCGTTTGCGATCAAATGCAATGTTTAAGAAAAGTTACCTAGGAAAGAGCCTGggcaagaaaacaaaagtacTGATCCGTTCTCAccccccagtccccttgcatcgagactgtggcTATGTGCACCATAGTCAGACATGCCCCttagaaagggaacagataGAACACACGATCTTAGTTATACGGCTGAGAAGTGCAACCAACGGTTCCGCGCCATATGTGTTTACTCACTTTGGAACGCCAAGAAGACCACAAGTCATcgttctttattgttttatcAACACAGTATAAACTATTTTACTCCAGCATATAATGACGTTATATGGAAATTTTAGTCAAGTCTGTATATATAGCCAAAATTCTGAGTtttgagtggagggggggggggcatcaacAATTGAAAGAGGGTCACATTATTCGTGTTCGGTAACTGGTAACACTCCTCCCTCCGTCccttcctcccttcctcccttcccttcctccctcGTACTACTGGGCGCACTGGATAAGAAAGGCAGGCAAAGATTGTAAAATCTGTAAGCCGAATGTTTGTATCTCTATACAGATATAGTTTGATGGAAGAAATGCAAGTAAACACTAAGGAGAGGTTTTGGTGAACAAACAGTATGCAATTATATGCTGTTCCTTTAGGCATGCATAAATAAACTCTGATATTTTTTAGCCTAGCATTCCAAGTTCCAACCCTTACAATGTAGACTGGATATATCTCATCCggtatttatatttgtttctaaTATATAAGTACAGTAGTAGGATGGAATGAGTTttggtagggggaggggggcgggggtaaGAACTTGAAATCTACCTTGTGTTTTTGTATATGTACTTAACCTTATCTATAAAAGACTTTACTAAAGTAATCTCATTTAAACAAGGGATATACAACATTAACCAGTGATTCCttgcattttatttcaaaaaaattaGTTTTCGAACACTTCTGTGAAACAATCCTTTTTTTGGCCAAATgttacagtattctttactcaaaaggcacacaaacagTAAACTGTCGAGGACGAACATCCTATGcggtaaacagtacagtaaactGACATGCTGTGTTATAACGTTATGTGTGCATGGGTTTGTTACGCATACGATTGCCTGTGCTcttcactgatctaaatttgccaccgaggtcacgtgattAATCGGTGTCCCAGTAAACCTCGGtaatgccagcgccctcaaaccAAAGTCTATGAGCGAGATCGCCTTTAAATTACAGAATAGATGCTCTTTTATGATGGTGGACCAACTACCTTGCAACCGATACTGCTTCAAATTCGTTTGTCACTTAAAGTTATGGATTTAATGGAAATAAAGAAACTTACTCGATGCCACTACTGAAGGCAAGTCCACCTTCTTTGACATCTTCGATAAAGAAACGCTCCCCACTTTTGGTATTCCTCTGCACTAAGTAGGCTGACAGCTCTATGAAGGGATCGCTTAGTTCTGGGTGTGCCATGAACAATTCCGATCTATTGTTCTGAGCGGAAACATAAATGCCATGACGTCGTGATAAAAATATCTCCCCAAATATTGAGTATATGAACAAGGTATACCTCGTTTTGGGGGTCAAGATTTGGCCGGACGATACTCCTGATGTAATTACAATATCGGAATGATGTCGAAGCCTCAAACCATCAGTAGGTGTATGATGCCAGATAATAACAAAATGGACACAAAACGAATCGCCATTCAGCTCAGTGCTAAAAACAGCAGATTAAGTCAACCAAAGATtatgttttcttcaaaaagtCATAATGTAGTTTTGTTATAAAGGCTACCTGAAATCATTAATTATGAATGACTAAACTTGGAATAGTACATCTTAGTTCCTTCATTCCAATGATTGCACTCATATGTAAACTGTAAAGGTGTTTAAcctgcaccccctcccctcccccatccaccACTTggctcccctcccctctcacaCCAATTTATACGTCATCTTTATATTGAATTCTGCCCCATACTTACCCTCCGTTTCTTCGAGCCAAACAAGCAGTTCATTTCGGCTTCCTAAATGTAAGGACAAAGGAAGTTTACACAACTTTCACGTGGTGTATTGATTGTAGCTTCACTTTGCGTTGATTTTTTTGGCATCAAATGACAGGAACGacccctgtatatatatatatatatatatatatatatatatatatatatatatatatatatatatatatatatatatatattgcaataaaGAACTCGCTATAACTGTTTTCTGGGCGTTTCAAACACTCGCAGTTATTCTCATTGCATACCGTATATAAGAAATATGCTATGAATGTTCTAACAGCACAAGGGATTAAGTTTGTACTACAGCTGACCATTTTTACGCgagtgcgtgtgtgtgtgtgtgcgtgtgtgtctgtgttgtATACAGAATGTGATAAATAATTCAATGATCAAGCCAATGTTAACTAAAATGGTTATACCGAGAATACAGACAAAAACATTAAACTTCTTCACGTTCCTCTCCAATTCGTTCCATTCTTCTCCATTTTGAATGAGGTCCTTACGAAACCTTATTGATAGCTCGTTCAGATTGAATAGGATTAAATAAGTTATTCCAGTAAAACCGATATATGTGAATGATATACACAAGCACTTACCTCAATACCGTAACACGGCAACAGCAACCATTAGTGAATTGGTGATTGTACAAATTTCATGAATAactattctatatatatatatatctcttctCGGTAATGCTTCTAGTTGAATCTGAATGGAAGGTTCGCATGCTACAAACATATGGATGGCTACCGTATAGACTATCAAATTTCGTTTCGGCTTCCTGTATGTGCATGGTGAATCGATTGAACATGTCAATAGGTCATAAATTGTGAAGTTGCACTGTAGGGTGTGTGTGGACATCAGTTTCGAAGACACAACAAACTTACTGATTAACTAAACGAGAATTAACCAAGCAAATAGACGTGGCGGAAATCAAAAGCTAGTATAAGTGATACCCTTGTTGGTCCTGTTTTCATTTGTCTCGCTAGTGGCACATGCATGCTGTTATACTACCGCAGTTATTAAAAGCCGTCATTCAAGTTATATACAAGTTGCTCTCGCTCTAAGAAATGTTACTTTCGTTTAAGTCacgaattgaaaaaaaaagctttaTTAAACaattggcctatatatatatatatatatatatatatatatatatcctacgTCCTATCAAGgacgtaggaaccggggggctgggggcgccaccccccagtgaaaaacatgggggcggaagtatcattccgcccccgctTCGCatgtcagaaaacccctttttcatttccaaatgagaaaaaaatctcatttggagcaccaaattgcgtctaaggccaggtgaaaatgcaaaattatttacaatatggagtgggtgttgaagtgtgctatattgcaccaaattgcatctgaggccacctggaaatgcaaaaaggtaccccctccccttagacccctcccccaggtcggccatcagtcttcagcccccccccccccaccactcaaaagtaccttcctacgccactgaatatagagagagagagagagagacggcTCTGCAGTGCTGTTAAAAAGTTAGTAATAGGTGACGCTATTCGTGAATAAATACTGTCTAACTGGGTTTTCACATCGGGTGGCACGCTCATaatagagtctatatccatccgctcaaCTGTTCttctatctcaggaaaagtgccaaaaagcagcaggaaaACATATGCCACCAAAAACAATTAGTATAGGTACCGCaccccaattaattgctcccattgccttacacactaaactcgtcactttccaaggccgatagagcatagttttcaactgacatgttcTACCCACCATATTGTAGCTATTGACCTGGGTTATCATAAAACATTCAGACCGTTTAAATTTTAAGTTTATCATAGTGCTCTCCAAAAACACTCAACACAGTAGAGCGCACTTTAGGGCTAATTTCCGACAATGGCTAACCTCTCAGGTGGACGTGAATTACTCAAAGTGCGGTTCGATACCAGCCTAACCAATCACAATTCATTCCTCACTCATGATGCCGTGACGTCATACGAAAATAAAACTACTCGGCGGTGAACACAGAAAAATGGGTATACGCGGCGCGAATATTAGGACAACCATGTTCTTTGAACCACTATAATTCATCTGTAAACAACAATCGTCCGTAAAATACAAACTTCTTGTGGCTATACATGACCAATGAAtaatagtttgcctacagtgaTGTCGGAATGACAGCCGGGGAGTTACGTGGGAAAtggtaaataaatcaaattgttttcttgtaatagtaattttaaaaaaaggCATTTCGTTGTTagaaaattaatattcaaactTGCCAATGGGATACCGTACAGATATGGATGTCGAGATTTGACCATCAGTGCGTGAATTTTGCGGTTATTCGTCATGGCAAACGCAATTAACCGAACCGTCATTCACGATATATTATGTAGAAGGTATAGTGACCGGTCTCGTAAGAGTATGTGACATAATATATTTGGGATCTTTGTCAAAAGAAGAGTTATCATGGTAGTTGTCTTCTTCCttccccccttcccttccccccccccgacacccCGGGTCTCGCACCAACTTCCCAACACCCCTCCCAGCTCAGAAGTTCACTTGTTCCAAGTTATTTGTGCCAGCTAGGCGTGGGCAATGGCCTGAATGTTTATGGAGATGGCCAATTCGCATGCCAAAATATTGAATCAACATATATAACTAGAGGTAGTGTCTTTAAAAAATACTTTTACAAAGACAGCAGCTAATACACATTTTTATTACCGAGATTTTCGGACTCAAAAATGACTGCAAACTCATACTGGTGCACTGAGAATAATTCTATCCGGAGCGTAAAGAGACGTGAATGAAGATGTGGAGGCgtaaccctccccctcccgccCATGTTTTCAATCTGAATCAACATTTAAATGTATTTAGTTATTAGCACACCCGTTTTTTTTAACCTAATTCATAGCCTAGTTATGGCTCAGAATGCACAATTTGACGTCTAAACTTGCTTTTGAATGCCATCCATATTGCTATGTTGTTCTAATGGAGTAAAGAAACGTTAGCATttctcaaatgtttttttttttgttgctttcttGGACTATGAAATATCAAGACTAACATTCTGCCTCCTGTCAGCAAATTGTTCTCTACCAAGTTACATACGATTGAGCAATCATCAATGTGACGGGTGCCCGTAGTACCATACACGTTTAGTTCATTGACTATGTAGCTAAACAATAGATTTTGTTCGACATCTTCAACCTGAAAGATAGTTACAGGGTACCATAGCATAATTCATTCGCCCTCACTTCTTCACTCAAATTAGTGGACGTACATGCTAAGCTAAGGATATGATGTACTCGCGTTCATACGCAGGCATCCCTCATCAGGAGCAAAAGGAAAAAAGTGCAGGTGATCCCGAATCCATTGTGGCTTAGTCTAGGTAACCTCCGAGAAACTTTGCGAAAGTGCTGGGATCTGAAAACAAAAGATTGATTAACTCAACTGTCTACTGGTTTGTTAACCTAATTTATGCTGTCATGAATCACGGACCAGTATTGTTTTAGGTTTACGAGTAATAATGCTagtataatttcatatttagctTAAACAATTTAGACAACCACGCAGTACATAGCCTAAGCTAGGCCTCCTAGTACTACCAGTACTAACTACTTGCATGTTTCCAATACTAGCTTTAAGCGAAATCTTACTTGGAGTTGGTATTTAATTTGGTATAATTTACCAAATTGATAATTGAAGTTTTGTTCTGTACATTGTGTAAAGATTGCTACATCTATCTTCATGCATGTGTTCGTACTCTAGTCTTTAGACTCTAACTTACGTAAGTACTAGTACTAGCATGGTCACtacgaagttcggacacctaagccttaaaacaccccaaaactaaatcttctggtataaatcacatgaaaatatacttgatatggtgggagaattgtgttatagtacgacacacggccaaactttctttcctgcaaactgttttcacgttttattccaagaagattcttcgtgattgtggaactggtctttctttgctagagtattgcgaagttcggacacgcaacccacagtgtggcgctggtgataaaattggtggcgcagttgctctttcagtaattataagacttcatagatctccgtcattttattgacaaatatgtactgTAAGTtctttcttgcacacgggtcattttggagagaaaataactgtagcttcgtactttttggtgaaattggctcttcctgtaggttgtcattgtgaaatcgtgtatttcttagggtgtccgaactttgcagtatgccgaacttcgcaatactgactatacttcactactgtagcatggtgggctcataattgacgcacttaaggatttgatcaacgatgtctatcaaggaaaaatccaaatcactcaacttaTGTGATTTTcttatgtgtagttcctcagaaatgttatgatctcaaaatattcaaggttctgtgcttatgcaccgtacaattgagcagaatttgaccacaaaatgtctgccatgtcaagttctttcatacccctaaattgacacattcgtcaataagctaactgtagtgtaggcattagtatacatccattgactttaaatatatgctgtttgctatgctccgagcctctaagctcagacaggtcaggtcccagagagtagtgttatcatattgaggttatgttggttatttttatggtgtaagatttccaaatgcccaaaaaggtgcaaaactggggggagggtgttaaaagcttaaaaaataccacaatttggttagcaaatagctgaaatggattcaaactcatgaaatatgtaattctgcttgactgcaaaaagtttaggtggcctgctgtatctttgctagtaataattgaaggtgcgtcaattacggggtgcgtcaattatgaagccttaactgtactactagtactacctAGGCTAGTACTGTACTAAGTATAATAACTTGTGCcagtagaagaaaaaaaatattcccaTTACTCAAAAACAATATGGTGGTATGAGTAATTTCTAAGCTGTGCATTAGCTTGGTAACAAACTGCTTATGGTAACTCTTGCTCAAGTTCCAACAAGCATTTTTCATACCAACATTATTTTGTGTCGCTGAGACATTTAATTGCCTACCTGAACACGGTGCAGTTAACAACTTCAACAAATTATGCAACCATCTCTTCTCAATGTTTGGACGGTTAGATTTAAAGTACTTCATGTTCcaaaagtatatatgtatatatcatttttttggTTTCAAAACTTTGCTAGCAACACTTATGAAGTTAGATCATATGTAATaaatgttcagtgcttccaagAGTATGGATTACTGTAAAACAAATACAATTTTCTCCTTTTCATACAGGACAAGGTTattccccatccctccccccccccctcccctcttacCACCCAACTTCCCTTGCCTCAACTAATCGCAAGGTGTTATACAAGAATTAATATAACTGGAGGTTGGAGTCGCATCTCCTGCAGTCTGAACTTTAAAAGCCCGATAACGGACAAGTGGATTAGCAATGGGAGAAGAAAAGGAAACGGAAGACATCACTCTGGATAGTCAACCGAACCCAATCAACTCAACAAACATCTTCTCCAAAGTGTTTTTCTGGTAAATAATTTACTCTTGTATTCTATTCACATATATAGCTTCTGCATACCCCTCACCTGGTATATATGTGCTATCAGGGGGGCCACAGCTCTAAGCCTCTGGTTGATTCAGTGGCTCGGGTAAAGCTCGGGCAAAATATGGCACGAAGAAACATAATCCCaagtttgttatatatatgccgtaaagcaaattgaaaaatttaaacGGGGCTCTGTAACAAACTAGAGCAGGGCTTCACAAGAACTATGGCAGAAAGCCAACGTGCCATTGCTGTTTGCAGAGGTGGCCCTGAAAAAAAATGCCTCGCCGACGGAGAAAGTTTGCTTCCATGCCCTATATATGATTTGCCGTTGGTTCCCTGTACATTGCGAGTAGTACACTTAAGTTTACACTATAGAGTAACCCACAACTCTCTTGGGgagattttgtttgattcaTCCTTCACAGTGCAGTAGCTTGATTTTGCCACTTTTTTCACCTTCTCAAGAGTTTTGGCGTAAatctatatacatacagtgCAAACATAAATATTGTTGAGATTGTTCTTTATGCTTCCTTTACAAGGACATTGCTATTTGATGTTCGTTTTACTTCCACACATTAAGTCGATGGGAGTTCTCCATAGAGTTAACTGTATGCAAGGGAAATCACACCATAAAATCCCATTGCGTGAAACTTGACTTGCTTTAGTCTATTTAGGTTCCGGTACTCAGCTAtatgctggggggggggggggatgttaaTACGAGAACACCTTAATAGAAAATGTAACCTCTTCTTTGGAAACGATATATGTCAACAATTAATTCAAAAAGTAGTGATGTATCATGTCATACGGCACATACCATGtaaggaaaggggggggggggtgattatTACTAATATGTGCGTACAGGACTTTCAAGGTAAAAGTTGCTTTAGGCTGCGCTGTACACTGCATATCAACTACGTGAGCTTTGAAAGTTTTTGGCATATATCCGATCCACTAAGATGATGTAAGAATTGCGGCTGACCAAAAATGCTGTCGGTGCCCTTCCTCAGATTCAGTTTTGCGGTCATGCCCTTCCTATTTGCCCTGATGCCCTTCACAGTTGGAACCTACCAATGGTATATTTTTTGCCATGTCCTCTTTGATGCTTGTGTCAAAGCCCTGTTAGAGTATGGGCAATCTTATCCTATACCAGCCTACACCCCAttccatatatactgtatatatagagaGTCAATTCAGTAAACAAAAAGGGTATGCCAGTGCAGTGAAGATGACATGCTCTTCTGCTTGCATCAAGTCTTAGAGATACATCTATCTACACTCCACATTGATAAAACTACCAAACCAGAACATAGAGTGCAAATACAACCCAAAATTGAAATGTTGTAAAAGAGCAAATGTCGGTTTCAAACCCCCTACCCCTCCACTCCGCTCTCCCTACCCCTCCACCACGTGGCCCTCCTGTagttcagtttgaaaatgtcaCCAGCTGTAAGGGACACTTTGAAGGTGTAAAACCCTATATGATTGGCAGAAATTCAAATGGAGTTCTGCATGCCCACATATGATTTGAAAGTGTCATAAAGTCTACAGATATCATAATACCGCAGGgctataaacaaacaaaattaatgtaCTGGTACGTATGTCACTTTTTGTATCTATAgttataaaaattaattaattaactgacTGACTCTACAGGGCTACCACAGTTTTAGATATTGAGTctgtaaatttgttttatttaatttgctATATAGCAGGGTATTAAAAAAAGGATAATGTACTGGTATGTTAGTTTTTGGTATAGATATATTAAAATTGACTTACTGGCTCTACAGGGATACAACAGTTTCAGATATTGAGTCTACATTACTTTGCTACATATCTcattaataaattaatgcaaACTCATAATGCTGTAGCTGATAGTGAAAGAAATAGTCTACCAAGCCTACTGTACTTcttgttctttttatttttctcctttttgtgtgtttttttattaaaaatttggTAGTGCTACTTTCCTTCTTTGGTTCATAAGTTTTGCATTGGCCAATGGTAAACTTAACTCAAATTCGGATGAGCTGTTCTGCAAAGTGATAACAAAAACTACAGCACTGTAATGTTTGCAGCcaaacccctccctccccctctccccccaacTCTCCCCTGCACATTTCTTGGATGATgaatgcctatatatatgtgaCTTTCAAACAGACTATATAGACAATTTCCATccacagtacagtacttagcCTATGGGAACAAGTCTAGACATTGCTAgattttgaaagtaaaaattcGGCCATGTTATAATCACTAACTTTAGGCTGAATTTAGGCAGATTTTTAATCCAGATAAGGATGGGGAGAACTTTAATCTTGAAATTTTTTCGCTTTCTCTTCATTCAATTGCGCAGAAAGGGAATTATATGTGCATTTACTGTGCTAACATAATTCTTCAATGTCAGTTATATTGAACTGAAATATAGCATATCTTCAACTTTGAAGTGCCCACTTTGGAACACACAAATGTTATAATTTTACATACATTCCAAAAAAGAGATAAAAGATTCCACAAACTTAGTTTGATCTTGATATGACGGTATTAGAGCAAGAAATTTGATTGTGACTTATCAAGTCAACACATAGAAAGGTCTTGTCTGAATCGTTTACTGTTTATTCAGTCTGACATTTGACATGCCataacttacctgtctccacatACTTGTGTCACTCTGTCCCAAGCTTGGCGCAACAGACTGATTTCTCCCACAATGCATCATCGCCttgtacttttttttcctttacgACTTTCGAACATGTCCATCGTTGTTTTCTTCCTTAATTCGATCTGTTTTCGTTCCGTTTTTGTAACAGCTGGCTGTTTCCGCTCTTCAAGTACGGTTATAAGAATACCTTGGAGAGACACAACCTTTACCAGACGGTTCCTCAAGATTCATCACAACTGCTTGCAAATAAGTTAATACAGTGAGTTAATTATCACATATTTACTGACATGTATAAAAGTTCTATCTGTAGCAAAATTGGTACTATGGTTTAGGATGGGACagttttcagtgggggggggggaaggggggctgGGAATAATTTCTTACCACATTGTTTTGAAATGAGATAATACTTGGGAAGCCAAAATCTCTTATCCTTGATGGCACCATCTGTTTGTGTACCTGCCATTATGCATTTGAAGAACCACTTATTTGTCaaaaattttggcaaattttgttGACACAAAAATCAGATTTGGTTTTCATATGGCTAGTGACGTAGTTGTTTACtttcaaattcagattgcactGTAACTAAATCCCTcaattttgtgataaattggCATTGCCCCATGTTgctttggagatactgaaatcaaacaaacttaGTCGGAGGCCTATGGTCCATCCGAAAGAGGAGTTTTTACCGGCCCGAACCTGATATGCTATTCACTGCATCCCTCCTACATTGCACACGTATAAtagttgatttttttcttgttaattttgCTACATTTATTTGGTGGGCCAGAAATACTGTTCCCAAAAACCCCATCAGGGTAAAGACCTGGTTGTCTGAGGgacaaacaagaaagaaaagccTTTGAAATTTTACCCTCACATAATAAGTTCTGTACTTCAAATATCATACACGGTACAAAGTTTTTATCAAAGTCAGCAGCAAGTACACTGGGTGCTGaataaaattgttatcaaaGTCGGCAGCATTTTCAGTAGTTGCTGAATTTCACAGCTCCTCTGAAGACGTATTGTAACCTGTGTTATTTGATTGATTGTGCTATCGGCAAACATTCTTGTTTGCACAGATGATTTTGGAACCGTCTAGGTGTCGTAATAGACCACAATAGTCATCCATTCACTGAAGTAGAGTAATGTACTTTGGTGCATTTTATGATTGAAGGGTACCTCCCCCTCTTTCACCAAATGGAGACCGATTGAAATTTTGATGAGCCACTCAAGTACTGTACATCGAAGATACCAGTGAGAGTACCTATTATTTCTAAAGCTAAAATACATTTGCTCTGtattcgtttttttttgttgttgttgcagtttttgttttgtttttgtaatttgtaaacAAGATTATGTACAGCAGAttccttgttattgttttagtGAGATCTTTGTCATATCGAAACATTTGTGTGTTTAGACTTCAGTTAGTCCAATTTTCA encodes the following:
- the LOC139974678 gene encoding uncharacterized protein: MNCLFGSKKRRNNRSELFMAHPELSDPFIELSAYLVQRNTKSGERFFIEDVKEGGLAFSSGIEDSDRLVAIHKPDVKNLSFDEILEAIKCTSVIVLTVERSVKDKNVPIVIALDIGINSGGHPYLKFDGFYWNARFDDVQEFIPINCCRYHPN